The following are encoded in a window of Nocardioides houyundeii genomic DNA:
- a CDS encoding DNA topoisomerase IB, protein MPRLRRTAPDQPGWTRRRAGKGFVYLDQHGERLSEDDAQRVRDLVIPPAWRDVWVTPYPHGHLQAVGTDDAGRRQYLYHPQWRARRDAAKFDRVLDFGQAMSRAREKVLTDLGTEGMELSRACAVATRLLDLGYFRIGNDVYADQNGSFGLTTLERRHVSRKRDRLVFCFVGKSGVEHCIEIDDPAVVEALEVMRRRRAPGEPRLLAWKDGRTWRTLDSATVNSYIRETTGVEATAKDFRTWHATVIAAAALAQTPEPGHTKASRKRAVAATMREVSEFLGNTPTLAKASYVDPRVVDAYEEGRTIEAAASRTFPTPDERQDALERAVLELLAEE, encoded by the coding sequence ATGCCTCGACTGCGCCGCACCGCTCCCGACCAGCCTGGCTGGACCCGCCGGCGCGCCGGGAAGGGCTTCGTCTACCTCGACCAGCACGGCGAGCGGCTGTCCGAGGACGACGCGCAGCGGGTGCGGGACCTGGTCATCCCGCCGGCCTGGCGCGACGTCTGGGTGACGCCGTACCCCCACGGCCACCTGCAGGCGGTGGGCACCGACGACGCCGGACGCCGCCAGTACCTCTACCACCCGCAGTGGCGGGCCCGCCGCGACGCGGCGAAGTTCGACCGGGTGCTCGACTTCGGACAGGCGATGTCGAGAGCCCGGGAGAAGGTGCTCACCGACCTCGGCACGGAGGGCATGGAGCTGAGCCGGGCCTGCGCCGTGGCCACCAGGCTGCTCGACCTCGGCTACTTCCGGATCGGCAACGACGTGTACGCCGACCAGAACGGGAGCTTCGGCCTCACCACCCTGGAGCGGCGCCACGTGAGCCGCAAGCGGGACCGGCTGGTCTTCTGCTTCGTGGGCAAGTCCGGCGTCGAGCACTGCATCGAGATCGACGATCCGGCGGTGGTGGAGGCGCTGGAGGTGATGCGGCGCCGTCGCGCCCCGGGCGAGCCCCGGCTGCTGGCGTGGAAGGACGGCCGGACCTGGCGCACCCTGGACTCCGCGACGGTCAACTCCTACATCCGCGAGACCACCGGGGTCGAGGCCACCGCGAAGGACTTCCGGACCTGGCACGCCACGGTGATCGCTGCGGCAGCGCTGGCCCAGACGCCGGAGCCGGGTCACACCAAGGCGTCCCGCAAGCGGGCCGTCGCGGCGACGATGCGCGAGGTCTCGGAGTTCCTGGGCAACACCCCGACCCTGGCGAAGGCCTCCTACGTGGACCCCCGGGTCGTGGACGCCTACGAGGAGGGCCGCACCATCGAGGCGGCCGCCAGCCGCACTTTTCCGACCCCTGACGAACGTCAGGACGCGCTGGAGCGGGCGGTGCTCGAGCTGCTCGCCGAGGAGTAG
- the serC gene encoding phosphoserine transaminase, which produces MTVTTDALQIPADLLPADGRFGAGPSKIQPSHVAALAATGTSLLGTSHRQAPVRDTVARVREGLAALFDLPAGYEVVLGNGGATAFWDIAAFGLVRNKSQHLSFGEFSAKFASSTKAAPWLADPSVITAEPGSRPEAVAEDGVDAYAWAHNETSTAVMAPVARPAGIDEDALVLIDATSGAGGLPVDLAEVDTYYFAPQKCFASDGGLWLAIMSPRALDRAAEIAGSARYIPPFFDLPTAIDNSTKNQTYNTPSVATLFLMAEQLDWMNAQGGLAGMVARTTASSDVLYGWAEKTSYTTPYVANPDHRSLVIGTIDFEDSIDAARIAAVLRANGVVDTEPYRKLGRNQLRIAMYPAIDPADVERLTGCIDYVVERL; this is translated from the coding sequence GTGACCGTCACCACCGACGCCCTCCAGATCCCCGCCGACCTCCTCCCCGCAGACGGTCGCTTCGGCGCCGGGCCCTCCAAGATCCAGCCCAGCCACGTCGCCGCCCTGGCCGCCACCGGCACCTCGCTGCTGGGCACCTCGCACCGCCAGGCCCCGGTCCGCGACACCGTCGCGCGGGTGCGCGAGGGACTGGCCGCGCTCTTCGACCTGCCTGCGGGCTACGAGGTGGTGCTCGGCAACGGCGGGGCGACCGCGTTCTGGGACATCGCCGCCTTCGGCCTGGTGCGCAACAAGAGCCAGCACCTGTCCTTCGGGGAGTTCTCCGCCAAGTTCGCCTCCTCCACCAAGGCCGCCCCCTGGCTCGCCGACCCCTCGGTGATCACCGCCGAGCCGGGATCGCGGCCCGAGGCCGTCGCCGAGGACGGCGTGGACGCCTACGCCTGGGCGCACAACGAGACCTCCACCGCCGTGATGGCGCCCGTGGCCCGCCCCGCCGGCATCGACGAGGACGCCCTGGTGCTGATCGACGCCACCTCCGGCGCCGGCGGCCTCCCGGTCGACCTGGCCGAGGTCGACACCTACTACTTCGCCCCGCAGAAGTGCTTCGCCTCCGACGGCGGCCTGTGGCTCGCGATCATGTCGCCCCGGGCGCTGGACCGCGCCGCGGAGATCGCCGGCAGCGCCCGCTACATCCCGCCGTTCTTCGACCTGCCCACCGCGATCGACAACTCGACCAAGAACCAGACCTACAACACCCCGTCGGTCGCCACCCTGTTCCTGATGGCCGAGCAGCTGGACTGGATGAACGCCCAGGGCGGCCTGGCCGGCATGGTGGCGCGGACCACCGCCTCCTCAGACGTGCTCTACGGCTGGGCCGAGAAGACCTCCTACACCACGCCGTACGTCGCGAACCCCGACCACCGGTCCCTGGTGATCGGCACCATCGACTTCGAGGACTCCATCGACGCCGCGCGGATCGCCGCGGTGCTGCGGGCCAACGGCGTCGTGGACACCGAGCCCTACCGCAAGCTGGGCCGCAACCAGCTGCGGATCGCGATGTACCCGGCGATCGACCCCGCCGACGTCGAGCGGCTGACCGGCTGCATCGACTACGTGGTCGAGCGCCTCTGA
- a CDS encoding ABC transporter ATP-binding protein: protein MSGQEPVVRLRDVRRSFGGNEVLAGIDLEIRPGEFVALLGHSGSGKSTLLRVLAGLDDGATGEVRTGREPAVVFQDPRLLPWRHALENVILGHRGEDPEGHGRAMLAEVGLAGREDAWPRELSGGQRQRVALARALVREPDLLLLDEPFSALDALTRISAQQLVQDLWQSHGPAVLLVTHDVEEALLLADRVLVIAEGHLVHDERLDLPRPRRREDAEVVSRRVALLSLLGVTGDSATELAAAH, encoded by the coding sequence ATGAGCGGGCAGGAGCCGGTCGTCCGGCTGCGCGACGTACGCCGCAGCTTCGGCGGCAACGAGGTGCTCGCGGGCATCGACCTGGAGATCCGGCCCGGCGAGTTCGTGGCGCTGCTGGGGCACTCGGGCTCGGGCAAGTCCACCCTGCTGCGGGTGCTGGCCGGCCTGGACGACGGGGCCACGGGCGAGGTGCGTACCGGTCGCGAGCCCGCGGTCGTCTTCCAGGACCCGCGGCTGCTGCCCTGGCGCCACGCCCTGGAGAACGTGATCCTCGGCCACCGCGGCGAGGACCCCGAGGGGCACGGTCGGGCCATGCTGGCCGAGGTCGGTCTCGCCGGCCGCGAGGACGCCTGGCCCCGCGAGCTCTCCGGCGGCCAGCGGCAGCGGGTCGCCCTGGCCCGGGCCCTGGTCCGGGAGCCCGACCTGCTGCTCCTCGACGAGCCGTTCAGCGCGCTGGACGCCCTCACCCGGATCTCGGCCCAGCAGCTGGTGCAGGACCTGTGGCAGAGCCACGGCCCGGCGGTACTGCTGGTCACCCACGACGTCGAGGAGGCCTTGCTGCTCGCGGACCGGGTCCTGGTCATCGCCGAGGGGCACCTGGTGCACGACGAGCGCCTGGACCTGCCGCGGCCCCGCCGCCGCGAGGACGCCGAGGTGGTCTCGCGCCGCGTCGCGCTCCTGTCGCTGCTCGGTGTCACTGGCGACAGCGCCACCGAGCTCGCCGCCGCGCACTGA
- a CDS encoding ABC transporter permease produces MSQTSMSLERAGARTTPAAGVGLGSDPKSTVLARAAAPGRAGGARSARLRAAALRWVSPLALVVLWQVASSTGLLDPKTLASPADLAVTAWELTESGKLTEAVLVSLQRASLGFLIGAVAAVVLGVITGLSRIGDALVDPLMQMVRTIPLFGLVPLFIVWFGIKEEPKIYLVALGVVIPLYLNLVAALRSVDPELLELATSLRLSTLERVRHVMLPAVLPGALVGLRQSLGVAWLALIVAEQINAGAGLGYLINNARDFLQTDVIVVGLLAYAVLGLITDALVRVLERRALRWRDEGVTA; encoded by the coding sequence ATGAGTCAAACCTCGATGTCCCTGGAGCGCGCAGGTGCGCGCACCACCCCGGCCGCGGGGGTGGGGCTGGGATCGGACCCGAAGTCCACCGTGCTCGCCAGGGCTGCCGCGCCCGGCCGCGCCGGCGGTGCCCGATCGGCGCGGCTGCGGGCCGCGGCCCTGCGCTGGGTGAGCCCCCTCGCGCTGGTGGTGCTGTGGCAGGTCGCCTCCTCGACCGGGCTGCTGGACCCCAAGACGCTGGCCTCGCCTGCTGACCTGGCCGTCACCGCCTGGGAGCTGACCGAGAGCGGCAAGCTCACCGAGGCCGTGCTGGTCTCCCTGCAGCGTGCCTCCCTGGGCTTCCTGATCGGCGCCGTGGCGGCCGTGGTGCTGGGAGTCATCACCGGCCTGAGCCGCATCGGCGACGCGCTGGTCGACCCGCTGATGCAGATGGTGCGGACCATCCCGCTCTTCGGCCTGGTGCCGCTGTTCATCGTCTGGTTCGGGATCAAGGAGGAGCCCAAGATCTACCTGGTGGCGCTCGGTGTCGTCATCCCGCTCTACCTCAACCTGGTCGCAGCGCTGCGCAGCGTGGACCCGGAGCTGCTGGAGCTGGCCACGTCGCTGCGGCTCTCCACGCTCGAGCGGGTGCGTCACGTCATGCTCCCGGCTGTGCTGCCAGGTGCCCTGGTGGGCCTGCGCCAGTCGCTCGGGGTCGCCTGGCTCGCCCTCATCGTGGCCGAGCAGATCAACGCCGGGGCCGGACTGGGCTACCTGATCAACAATGCGCGCGACTTCCTGCAGACCGACGTCATCGTCGTCGGCCTGCTCGCCTACGCCGTCCTCGGCCTGATCACCGACGCCCTGGTGCGGGTGCTGGAGCGTCGAGCTCTGCGCTGGCGCGACGAGGGGGTGACGGCATGA
- a CDS encoding class I SAM-dependent methyltransferase, whose translation MAAEPLLRALMRMRTLILDPDVLVRAVASGRQKGQHPRWKRVELRYVDLKAGRHLQVTAYDETQAHTSNYALGEPGQPSPAREAVDDLLDEPFAHWHVETTTEQHQVRVTKKLEAMVHTTARAEEVEVERGHDRDKSRMLAEDDPVLISLGISTAEGRVKPSRQAKYRQVEEFLRLLDASITEARSKGHLRKASQDDPLRVVDLGCGNAYLTFAAQRYLTHVRGLPVHVTGVDVKQQSAEHNSRVASELGIDASFVVGSIAEASLPEPPDVVLALHACDTATDEALARAVQWQASLVLAAPCCHHDVAAQLRRTPTPAPYAMLTRHGILRERFADTLTDALRASILRLHGYRVDVVEFVESEHTPATPCSARCAPERWSRAAACARSTTTSSPPGGSGPAWPSCWTEAGRRGRALRGRRVAGRGGPGRPVLPRQRPRRRPGARGGGLRLHRPRDRGVLRAGDAARGPGGHRQRQRRHRTGLHRRRRDRGHRRSHHLDR comes from the coding sequence ATGGCTGCCGAACCGCTGCTCCGCGCGCTGATGCGGATGCGCACCCTGATCCTGGACCCCGACGTGCTGGTCCGGGCCGTCGCCTCAGGCCGCCAGAAGGGGCAGCACCCCCGCTGGAAGCGCGTCGAGCTGCGCTACGTCGACCTCAAGGCGGGTCGCCACCTCCAGGTCACGGCGTACGACGAGACGCAGGCGCACACCTCCAACTACGCCCTCGGCGAGCCGGGCCAGCCCAGTCCCGCCCGCGAGGCCGTGGACGACCTGCTCGACGAGCCGTTCGCCCACTGGCACGTGGAGACCACCACCGAGCAGCACCAGGTCCGGGTGACGAAGAAGCTCGAGGCGATGGTGCACACCACCGCGCGGGCCGAGGAGGTCGAGGTGGAGCGCGGGCACGACCGGGACAAGTCCCGGATGCTCGCCGAGGACGACCCGGTGCTGATCAGTCTGGGCATCTCCACCGCCGAGGGGCGGGTCAAGCCGTCCCGGCAGGCGAAGTACCGCCAGGTGGAGGAGTTCCTCCGGCTGCTGGACGCCTCCATCACCGAGGCGCGGAGCAAGGGGCACCTGCGCAAGGCAAGCCAGGACGACCCGCTGCGGGTGGTGGACCTGGGGTGCGGCAACGCCTACCTGACGTTCGCGGCCCAGCGCTACCTGACCCACGTGCGTGGTCTGCCCGTGCACGTGACGGGGGTGGACGTGAAGCAGCAGTCGGCCGAGCACAACTCCCGGGTGGCGAGCGAGCTGGGCATCGACGCCTCGTTCGTGGTGGGCAGCATCGCCGAGGCCAGCCTGCCCGAGCCGCCCGACGTGGTGCTGGCCCTGCACGCCTGCGACACCGCGACCGACGAGGCGCTGGCCCGCGCCGTGCAGTGGCAGGCGTCGCTGGTGCTCGCCGCTCCCTGCTGCCACCACGACGTGGCCGCCCAGCTGCGCCGGACCCCGACCCCGGCGCCGTACGCGATGCTGACCCGCCACGGGATCCTGCGGGAGCGGTTCGCCGACACCCTCACCGACGCGCTGCGCGCCTCGATCCTGCGGCTGCACGGCTACCGGGTCGACGTGGTGGAGTTCGTGGAGAGCGAGCACACCCCCGCAACACCCTGCTCCGCGCGGTGCGCACCGGAGCGGTGGTCAAGGGCGGCGGCGTGCGCAAGGAGTACGACGACCTCGTCTCCACCTGGGGGATCCGGCCCCGCCTGGCCGAGCTGCTGGACTGAGGCGGGACGTCGTGGTCGCGCTCTCCGAGGCCGGCGGGTGGCTGGCCGCGGTGGCCCTGGCCGTCCCGTTCTCCCTCGGCAGCGCCCTCGGCGACGACCCGGAGCACGGGGAGGCGGTCTTCGCCTACACCGACCCCGAGATCGTGGAGTCCTCCGGGCTGGCGACGCTGCCCGGGGACCGGGTGGCCACCGTCAACGACAGCGGCGACACCGGACGGGTCTTCACCGTCGACGTCGCGACCGGGGACACCGTCGGAGTCACCACCTGGACCGGTGA
- a CDS encoding ABC transporter substrate-binding protein has product MTSTSTRPGRVRRSLALLGALALATTLAACGGDGDAATSDSGKPVLRVGVQKDGIRAILKQAELLEDLPYEIEWSEFTAGPPIVEAASADQIDVAWVGSTPPIFGAAADADFKIVAAVVERDSHSDSVLVPEGSDIKSVEDLKGKKVAVGRGTSSHGMLIKALNRAGLGLDDIEVNYLAPADGLAAFTSGAVDAWVVWDPFVTQAIQEADAVEIAGGAPDDNGLQFEIASSKSLEETDTREMIVDFVDRVRQGFAWAVDNHEAWGKAWAEESGLPESTTTVVTENKKSDVGPVTDEIIEASQHLADLFTEAGELPTTIDFSSIVEPGIVK; this is encoded by the coding sequence ATGACCAGCACCAGCACCCGACCCGGACGGGTCCGACGCAGCCTCGCGCTGCTCGGCGCCCTCGCCCTCGCGACCACGCTCGCGGCCTGCGGCGGTGACGGGGACGCGGCCACCTCCGACAGCGGCAAGCCCGTCCTGCGCGTCGGCGTCCAGAAGGACGGCATCCGCGCGATCCTCAAGCAGGCCGAGCTCCTGGAGGATCTCCCCTACGAGATCGAGTGGTCCGAGTTCACCGCCGGCCCGCCGATCGTGGAGGCAGCCTCCGCGGACCAGATCGACGTGGCGTGGGTCGGCAGCACCCCGCCGATCTTCGGCGCCGCGGCCGACGCGGACTTCAAGATCGTGGCCGCGGTCGTGGAGCGCGACTCGCACTCCGACTCCGTCCTGGTGCCCGAGGGCTCCGACATCAAGAGTGTGGAGGACCTGAAGGGCAAGAAGGTCGCCGTCGGCCGCGGCACCTCCTCGCACGGCATGTTGATCAAGGCGCTCAACCGGGCCGGCCTCGGGCTCGACGACATCGAGGTCAACTACCTCGCCCCGGCCGACGGGCTGGCCGCCTTCACCTCCGGTGCCGTGGACGCCTGGGTGGTGTGGGACCCGTTCGTGACCCAGGCCATCCAGGAGGCCGACGCCGTGGAGATCGCCGGTGGCGCTCCGGACGACAACGGCCTGCAGTTCGAGATCGCCTCGAGCAAGTCGCTCGAGGAGACCGACACCCGGGAGATGATCGTCGACTTCGTCGACCGGGTCCGCCAGGGCTTCGCCTGGGCGGTGGACAACCACGAGGCGTGGGGCAAGGCCTGGGCCGAGGAGTCCGGCCTGCCGGAGAGCACCACCACCGTGGTGACCGAGAACAAGAAGTCCGACGTCGGTCCGGTGACCGACGAGATCATCGAGGCCTCGCAGCACCTCGCCGACCTCTTCACCGAGGCCGGAGAGCTGCCCACGACGATCGACTTCTCCTCGATCGTGGAGCCCGGCATCGTCAAGTAG
- a CDS encoding FAD-binding and (Fe-S)-binding domain-containing protein yields MPESTGGLLAALARAGLTDVSDADVTRAVYSSDASLYRVVPQVVVRPRHPDEIVAALGVARETGVGLTMRGAGTSIAGNAVGPGIVVDTSRHLNRVHEIDAEARTARVDPGVVHAALQQVAAPHALRFGPDPSTHTRCTIGGMIGNNACGSRALGYGRTSDNVVGLDVAYGDGSTASLRSGTPAQDRVAAELATLVDGSLGHVRTSFGQFTRQVSGYSMEHLLPERRDVGRFLVGSEGTLALVLGATVRLVAEEPRRLFVLGYPSMAEAADAVPGILDSAPAQGLGLVACEGLDARIVDLVRAAGSSVPDLPRGAGWLFVEVTGEGRLSDAGELERLEVADPSAATALWRIREDGAGLAARSLSRPAYSGWEDAAVPPARLGAWLRDFDELLTEFDLQGVPYGHFGDGCVHVRIDFPFHEGETGRKVFREFLEAATDRVVAHGGSLSGEHGDGRARSELLSRMYDEESMRLFGAAKAICDPDEVLNPGVLVDPAPLDADLRPGRPVAPVPTLLRFVEDTSMGTAVHRCTGVGKCVTVPGAGSAAGVMCPSWQATRDEKDSTRGRARTLQEALDGTLVHGLADPAVHDALDLCLSCKGCARDCPTGVDMATYKSEALHQTYQGRRRPRTHYTLGWLPALVRLAPGSFGRGWLDKAMGTGPVTRLANKVAGMDARRSLPSVAPRSAQSLLGRSRKQEAASAPDVWIWADTFTDHFRPSSAKAAIDLLAGAGLRAELIPSDACCGLTWISTGQLEHARSTIEKTVAVLEPYVASGTPVIGLEPSCLATLRSDAVQLTDDPRAETVAAGIKTLAELLDQLDWTPPDLSGVEIVAQPHCHHASVLGWEADARLLAKAGAHVTRVGGCCGLAGNFGMEQGHYEVSVAVAELQLLPAVRANPGAVVLADGLSCRHQLDDLADVKAVHLAELLAGASADVGRRVTAD; encoded by the coding sequence ATGCCTGAGTCGACCGGCGGGCTGCTCGCCGCCCTGGCCCGCGCGGGGCTCACCGACGTCTCCGACGCCGACGTCACCCGCGCCGTCTACTCCTCCGACGCCTCCCTCTACCGGGTGGTGCCCCAGGTCGTGGTCCGGCCCCGGCACCCCGACGAGATCGTGGCCGCCCTGGGCGTGGCCCGGGAGACCGGCGTCGGCCTCACCATGCGTGGCGCCGGCACCTCGATCGCCGGCAACGCCGTGGGCCCCGGGATCGTGGTCGACACCTCCCGTCACCTCAACCGGGTCCACGAGATCGACGCCGAGGCCCGCACCGCCCGCGTCGACCCGGGCGTGGTGCACGCCGCGCTGCAGCAGGTCGCCGCGCCGCACGCGCTGCGCTTCGGCCCCGACCCCTCCACGCACACCCGCTGCACCATCGGCGGGATGATCGGCAACAACGCCTGCGGCTCCCGGGCCCTGGGCTACGGGCGCACCAGCGACAACGTGGTGGGTCTCGACGTCGCCTACGGGGACGGCAGCACCGCCTCGCTGCGCAGCGGCACCCCCGCCCAGGACCGGGTGGCCGCCGAGCTCGCCACCCTGGTCGACGGCTCCCTGGGTCACGTGCGCACCAGCTTCGGCCAGTTCACCCGCCAGGTCAGCGGCTACTCGATGGAGCACCTGCTGCCCGAGCGCCGCGACGTCGGCCGCTTCCTGGTCGGCTCCGAGGGCACGCTGGCGCTGGTCCTCGGCGCGACGGTGCGACTGGTCGCCGAGGAGCCGCGTCGGCTCTTCGTGCTCGGCTACCCCTCGATGGCCGAGGCCGCCGACGCCGTCCCCGGCATCCTGGACTCCGCGCCCGCCCAGGGCCTGGGCCTGGTCGCCTGCGAGGGCCTCGACGCCCGGATCGTCGACCTGGTCCGCGCCGCCGGCTCCTCGGTGCCCGACCTGCCCCGCGGGGCCGGGTGGCTCTTCGTGGAGGTCACCGGCGAGGGCCGGCTGTCCGACGCCGGCGAGCTGGAGCGGCTCGAGGTGGCCGACCCCTCCGCCGCGACCGCTCTGTGGCGGATCCGCGAGGACGGTGCCGGGCTGGCGGCCCGCAGCCTGAGCCGGCCGGCGTACTCGGGGTGGGAGGACGCCGCAGTGCCCCCGGCCAGGCTGGGCGCCTGGCTGCGCGACTTCGACGAGCTGCTCACCGAGTTCGACCTCCAGGGCGTGCCCTACGGCCACTTCGGCGACGGCTGCGTGCACGTGCGCATCGACTTCCCCTTCCACGAGGGGGAGACCGGCCGCAAGGTCTTCCGCGAGTTCCTCGAGGCCGCCACCGACCGGGTCGTCGCCCACGGCGGCTCGCTCTCCGGCGAGCACGGGGACGGGCGGGCCCGCTCCGAGCTGCTGTCGCGGATGTACGACGAGGAGTCGATGCGACTCTTCGGCGCGGCCAAGGCGATCTGCGACCCCGACGAGGTGCTCAACCCCGGGGTGCTGGTCGACCCCGCGCCGCTGGACGCCGACCTGCGTCCCGGCCGGCCCGTGGCGCCCGTGCCGACCCTGCTGCGGTTCGTCGAGGACACCTCGATGGGCACCGCGGTGCACCGCTGCACCGGCGTCGGCAAGTGCGTGACCGTGCCCGGTGCCGGCTCCGCCGCCGGCGTGATGTGCCCGTCCTGGCAGGCCACCCGGGACGAGAAGGACTCCACCCGCGGCCGCGCCCGGACCCTGCAGGAGGCGCTGGACGGCACCCTGGTGCACGGGCTGGCCGACCCCGCGGTGCACGACGCGCTGGATCTCTGCCTGTCCTGCAAGGGCTGCGCCCGGGACTGCCCCACCGGCGTGGACATGGCCACCTACAAGTCCGAGGCGCTGCACCAGACCTACCAGGGGCGCCGGCGGCCCCGCACCCACTACACGCTGGGCTGGCTGCCTGCGCTGGTCCGGCTGGCGCCCGGCTCCTTCGGCCGTGGCTGGCTCGACAAGGCGATGGGCACCGGCCCCGTGACCCGGCTGGCCAACAAGGTGGCCGGGATGGACGCCCGGCGCTCCCTGCCCTCGGTGGCCCCCCGCAGCGCCCAGTCGCTGCTGGGGCGCTCACGCAAGCAGGAGGCAGCCAGCGCCCCGGACGTGTGGATCTGGGCCGACACCTTCACCGACCACTTCCGGCCCTCCTCGGCCAAGGCGGCCATCGACCTGCTGGCCGGCGCCGGGCTGCGGGCGGAGCTGATCCCCTCCGACGCGTGCTGCGGACTCACCTGGATCTCCACCGGCCAGCTGGAGCACGCGCGCTCCACCATCGAGAAGACGGTCGCCGTGCTGGAGCCGTACGTCGCCTCCGGGACGCCGGTGATCGGCCTGGAGCCGTCCTGCCTGGCGACGCTGCGCTCGGACGCGGTGCAGCTGACCGACGACCCGCGCGCCGAGACCGTGGCCGCGGGGATCAAGACCCTCGCCGAGCTGCTGGACCAGCTGGACTGGACCCCGCCCGACCTGAGCGGGGTGGAGATCGTGGCCCAGCCGCACTGCCACCACGCGTCGGTGCTGGGCTGGGAGGCCGACGCCCGGCTCCTGGCGAAGGCCGGTGCCCACGTCACCCGGGTCGGCGGCTGCTGCGGACTGGCCGGCAACTTCGGGATGGAGCAGGGCCACTACGAGGTCTCGGTCGCCGTCGCCGAGCTCCAGCTGCTGCCCGCGGTCCGGGCCAACCCGGGCGCGGTGGTGCTGGCCGACGGCCTCTCGTGCCGGCACCAGCTCGACGACCTCGCAGACGTCAAGGCCGTGCACCTTGCCGAGCTCCTCGCGGGCGCCTCGGCGGATGTGGGGCGGCGGGTCACCGCGGACTAG
- a CDS encoding GNAT family N-acetyltransferase — translation MTSTPERAAGTAGCTPHIERRAFDHPDAVRLVAQVQAEYVVRYGGPDEAPIDAGEFAEGRGAFFVGYLGPEPVATGAWRWHAVPVGMEPGPCAEIKRMYVAAEHRQRGLARLMLSRLEESAREAGVATMILETGTRQPEAIALYESAGYAPIAGYGYYAGGELSRCFGKTL, via the coding sequence GTGACGAGCACCCCTGAACGCGCCGCCGGAACTGCCGGTTGCACGCCGCACATCGAGCGTCGCGCGTTCGACCATCCGGACGCGGTGCGCCTGGTCGCCCAGGTCCAGGCCGAGTACGTGGTGCGCTACGGAGGTCCCGACGAGGCGCCCATCGACGCGGGCGAGTTCGCGGAGGGGCGCGGCGCGTTCTTCGTGGGCTACCTCGGTCCCGAGCCGGTGGCCACCGGGGCCTGGCGCTGGCACGCCGTGCCGGTGGGGATGGAGCCGGGACCCTGCGCGGAGATCAAGCGGATGTACGTCGCGGCGGAGCACCGCCAGCGCGGCCTGGCCCGGCTGATGCTGTCCCGGCTGGAGGAGAGCGCCCGGGAGGCCGGCGTGGCGACGATGATCCTGGAGACCGGGACCCGGCAGCCCGAAGCGATCGCCTTGTACGAGTCGGCCGGCTACGCGCCGATCGCGGGCTACGGCTACTACGCAGGTGGTGAGCTGTCTCGCTGCTTCGGCAAGACCCTGTGA
- a CDS encoding O-acetyl-ADP-ribose deacetylase, which yields MELTVVQGDITTQQVDAVVNAANRAMRGGGGVDGAIHAAGGPEVLADCVRRFPRGLATGDAGWTTAGRLPARWVIHVVGPNYTRGETDRALLTSCYRRALGVADELGARSVAFPLVSAGVYGWPLGDAIDAALETLRATPTRVEEARLVAFGRRTYDAVRARLGAS from the coding sequence ATGGAGCTGACCGTGGTGCAGGGCGACATCACCACCCAGCAGGTGGACGCGGTGGTCAACGCCGCCAACCGGGCGATGCGGGGCGGGGGAGGGGTGGACGGCGCGATCCACGCCGCCGGCGGGCCCGAGGTGCTGGCCGACTGCGTACGCCGCTTCCCGCGCGGCCTGGCCACCGGCGACGCGGGCTGGACCACCGCGGGCAGGCTGCCGGCACGCTGGGTGATCCACGTCGTGGGACCCAACTACACCCGGGGAGAGACCGACCGCGCCCTGCTCACCTCCTGCTACCGCCGGGCACTGGGGGTCGCCGACGAGCTCGGGGCGCGCAGCGTCGCGTTCCCGCTGGTCAGCGCGGGCGTCTACGGCTGGCCGCTGGGCGACGCGATCGACGCGGCGCTCGAGACGCTCCGGGCCACCCCGACGCGGGTCGAGGAGGCCCGCCTGGTCGCCTTCGGCCGACGCACGTACGACGCGGTCCGGGCCCGGCTCGGCGCGAGCTAG